A window from Kluyveromyces lactis strain NRRL Y-1140 chromosome E complete sequence encodes these proteins:
- the LHP1 gene encoding tRNA maturation protein LHP1 (similar to uniprot|P33399 Saccharomyces cerevisiae YDL051W LHP1 RNA binding protein) produces the protein MSFSQEIRRRGSYAPIDFTPEVSQACRKQVEFYFSEYNLPYDKFLRSLCEQNDGWIPITTLASFNRMKKYRPVDKVVDCLKDSTILEVSADGENVRRKSPLETVDFKDRNERVLVFMNFKKIENEDKDKFLELQEELEKFFNGFTTVNQVRLKKDHKKYFNGVVEVEFKTKEECVKFFEEHKTDFSYQGQPLEVVTKKQYSLAKNATRSKNFGGSGQKTRSLTGYRKNIPKTNDETPEASSESKLSEGDANAPTEKKSEESATETA, from the coding sequence ATGTCATTTTCCCAAGAGATCCGTCGTCGTGGGTCTTATGCCCCAATCGATTTCACTCCTGAGGTGTCTCAGGCTTGCCGCAAACAAGTGGAATTCTACTTCAGTGAATATAATTTGCCCTACGATAAATTTTTACGCTCTCTATGCGAACAGAATGACGGATGGATTCCAATTACGACACTTGCGTCTTTCAACAGAATGAAAAAGTATAGACCTGTCGACAAAGTTGTTGATTGTTTAAAGGACTCGACGATTCTAGAGGTTAGCGCTGATGGTGAAAATGTGCGTAGAAAGAGTCCATTAGAGACAGTTGATTTTAAGGACAGGAACGAAAGAGTGTTAGTGTTTATGAACTTTAAGAAGAtcgaaaatgaagataaaGATAAATTCCTAGAATTACAAGAAGAACTAGAgaagttcttcaatggGTTCACCACTGTTAACCAAGTTCGTTTGAAGAAGGACCATAAGAAATACTTCAACGGTGTTGTCGAAGTCGAATTCAAGACGAAGGAGGAATGtgtcaaattctttgagGAACACAAGACCGATTTCTCATATCAGGGACAACCATTGGAAGTTGTCACTAAGAAGCAATACAGCCTCGCCAAGAATGCAACTagatcaaagaatttcGGTGGTTCTGGTCAAAAGACAAGATCATTAACTGGTTACAGGAAGAACATCCCAAAGACTAATGACGAAACTCCTGAAGCCAGTTCTGAATCAAAGCTCAGTGAAGGAGATGCCAATGCTCCAACTGAGAAGAAATCGGAAGAAAGTGCCACAGAAACTGCTTAA
- the MCH1 gene encoding Mch1p (similar to uniprot|Q07376 Saccharomyces cerevisiae YDL054C), with translation MRLSNIEHWLTYHIRTWLSNSFEWSTIHNSTFIISLFSSISAGLFSMISVYAVPWELRLGYSSLDVNLLYAAGNLGAYLTPPLLGILSDSHGPVILSWLSFIGFVPSYLYLSCVFQLGSDPCFALSVVAFAIVGIATSSLYFCALITCAKLYPDTKLLSISFPTTCFGLSSVIGLQVIKLPWFHSKEDGYLDLAVVFKSFAVFYTFVFLLTWISTSTISIIKLRGSQSPSASHASARADAIVLEDETTLLLASGNKGEFYKRIRNFFQDYIAYAFLIVMLLSMGVMEMFNTNMVNLTSLILGPGSSFNVLTQFALFSTSSRLLSGLFIDLFTKWNWPRIPLIILMLLSAILAQVIIIHAMNVVNISYIAIASAISGFTYGGLFTIFPALTLNLWGDEVFGTAYGTFMLGPAFGSSFFGVMYAQVHDSNCKSVIPAATADPVTSSPNCIVPAFTASTIALVVALTITIIATVKSKRLRSA, from the coding sequence ATGAGATTATCAAATATCGAGCATTGGCTCACCTATCATATTCGAACATGgctttcaaattcattcGAATGGTCCACCATTCATAATTCAACATTCATTATATCTTTATTCTCATCCATTTCTGCTGGGCTTTTTTCTATGATTTCGGTATATGCAGTACCGTGGGAATTAAGGTTAGGATACTCTTCACTTGACGTTAATTTACTTTATGCTGCAGGGAATTTAGGAGCTTATTTGACTCCTCCATTATTAGGTATATTATCCGATTCTCACGGCCCTGTGATATTAAGTTGGCTTTCCTTCATTGGTTTCGTTCCCAGCTATTTATACCTATCTTGTGTTTTCCAGTTGGGATCCGATCCATGTTTTGCCCTCTCCGTAGTGGCATTTGCAATTGTTGGAATCGCTACCAGTTCGCTGTACTTTTGCGCTTTAATTACTTGTGCAAAGCTGTACCCCGATACAAAACTATTGTCAATCAGTTTCCCCACGACATGTTTTGGATTATCCTCCGTAATTGGGTTGCAGGTAATTAAATTACCATGGTTCCATTCTAAAGAGGACGGTTACCTAGATCTTGCTGTTGTCTTTAAATCGTTCGCTGTCTTCTACACGTTTGTATTTTTGTTGACATGGATTTCCACTAGTACGATTTCTATCATTAAGCTTCGTGGTTCTCAATCTCCATCAGCATCGCATGCATCAGCAAGAGCGGATGCTATTGtacttgaagatgaaaccACGCTATTACTTGCTAGTGGAAATAAAGGCGAGTTTTATAAGAGGATCAGAAACTTTTTCCAAGATTATATTGCATACGCATTCCTGATAGTAATGCTCCTCAGTATGGGGGTCATGGAAATGTTCAACACAAACATGGTAAACCTGACAAGCTTGATACTTGGGCCTGGATCCTCTTTCAACGTTTTGACGCAGTTTGCCCTTTTCTCTACAAGTTCACGACTATTGTCTGGTTTATTTATTGATCTGTTCACCAAATGGAACTGGCCAAGGATTCCTCTCATTATATTGATGCTCTTATCTGCAATCCTTGCTCAGGTAATCATTATTCATGCGATGAACGTGGTGAACATATCTTACATCGCAATTGCAAGTGCAATCTCGGGTTTCACATACGGTGGGCTTTTCACCATATTCCCAGCATTAACTCTTAATCTCTGGGGAGATGAGGTCTTTGGTACCGCTTACGGTACGTTCATGTTGGGACCTGCATTTGgatcttcattttttggCGTCATGTATGCTCAAGTACACGATTCCAATTGCAAATCGGTCATTCCAGCCGCCACAGCCGACCCTGTCACTTCTTCTCCCAACTGCATTGTGCCTGCATTTACCGCCTCCACTATTGCACTAGTAGTGGCTCTCACAATTACTATAATAGCGACGGTAAAATCTAAAAGACTTAGAAGTGCCTAA
- the SLC1 gene encoding 1-acylglycerol-3-phosphate O-acyltransferase SLC1 (similar to uniprot|P33333 Saccharomyces cerevisiae YDL052C SLC1 fatty acyltransferase), with product MGFFSKIVFWGKSVIAVTLLSSCALYGVLASIVFSLIGKKHLAQWSTARCFYGVMGFIMGIKINLINGERLNDLPAIFISNHQSELDILMLGRTFPPGCTVTAKKQIKWVPLLGWFMSLSGTLFLDRSSREKAIKVLNDSLANLKKDKRALWIFPEGTRSYSTKLELSAFKKGAFHLAQQGKIQIIPVVVSNTSSIYHPRSGVFNRGTITVKVLEPISTENLKKEDVGDLCNRVHKLMNDELKNIGYSEAIVDTVLPADVIAYNSARRFEDQHRLTADDYEEEIVDLDRSSIHSNGTVVTNPEPTERSSLLKEVI from the coding sequence ATGGGTTTTTTCAGCAAAATAGTTTTCTGGGGGAAGTCTGTCATTGCAGTTACACTTTTATCATCGTGTGCATTGTATGGTGTGCTTGCATCGATtgtattttcattaattgGTAAAAAGCATTTGGCGCAATGGAGTACTGCTCGCTGTTTCTATGGAGTGATGGGTTTCATCATGGGTATTAAGATTAATTTGATCAATGGTGAAAGATTGAACGATTTGCCAGCTATTTTTATCTCGAACCATCAATCTGAATTGGATATCCTAATGCTGGGTAGAACTTTCCCACCTGGATGCACAGTTACTGCTAAGAAACAGATAAAGTGGGTTCCCTTACTGGGTTGGTTTATGAGTCTTAGCGGTACTTTGTTCTTGGATAGATCTAGCAGAGAAAAGGCCATCAAGGTCTTAAATGACTCTTTGGCCAACCTAAAGAAGGATAAAAGGGCCCTCTGGATTTTCCCTGAGGGAACTAGATCTTATTCTACAAAGCTAGAACTATCAGCATTTAAGAAAGGTGCTTTCCATTTGGCGCAACAGGGGAAAATACAGATAATCCCTGTTGTTGTATCAAACACTAGTTCCATCTATCACCCCAGGTCTGGAGTCTTTAACAGGGGTACCATAACAGTCAAGGTTCTTGAGCCAATTAGCACggaaaatttgaagaaagaagacgTAGGTGATCTATGTAACCGTGTTCACAAGTTGATGAACGACGAGCTGAAAAATATTGGATACTCCGAAGCCATCGTGGATACCGTTTTACCTGCAGATGTGATCGCGTATAACTCTGCCAGACGTTTTGAAGATCAGCATCGTTTGACTGCAGATGATTACGAAGAGGAAATAGTTGACCTGGACCGTTCTTCTATTCACTCTAATGGGACTGTTGTGACCAATCCAGAACCCACTGAACGTAGTAGTTTACTCAAAGAAGTTATTTAG
- the PBP4 gene encoding Pbp4p (some similarities with uniprot|Q07362 Saccharomyces cerevisiae YDL053C PBP4 Pbp1p binding protein, interacts strongly with Pab1p-binding protein 1 (Pbp1p) in the yeast two-hybrid system): MANAWQSKKLGAWGSESSALKKKSMAYTTASPTSASAIPTPVTSENTSRSSISSQDSRSNKKKNNNSNGQNSQTNQASYVHSKPPFNHDEVKQFLISQFEQYSRSSVTLTTDDSTDWNTSQSKTWKSKKYGCLSELERVLR, from the coding sequence ATGGCTAATGCTTGGCAAAGTAAGAAACTTGGTGCTTGGGGAAGTGAAAGCTCTGcgttgaaaaaaaaaagtatgGCATATACGACCGCTTCTCCCACTTCTGCTTCAGCCATTCCTACTCCAGTAACAAGTGAAAATACCAGTAGAAGTAGTATCTCTTCGCAGGACTCACGCAgtaacaagaaaaaaaataacaaCAGCAATGGGCAGAATTCCCAAACGAACCAAGCATCATATGTTCATTCTAAACCACCGTTCAACCACGATGAAGTGAAACAGTTCCTGATATCACAATTCGAACAGTACTCTAGGTCATCTGTGACCCTGACTACGGATGATTCTACAGATTGGAATACTTCTCAGTCGAAAACAtggaaatcaaaaaaatatggGTGTTTGTCCGAACTTGAGCGCGTTCTAAGATAA
- the FBP1 gene encoding fructose 1,6-bisphosphate 1-phosphatase (highly similar to uniprot|P09201 Saccharomyces cerevisiae YLR377C FBP1 Fructose-1 6-bisphosphatase key regulatory enzyme in the gluconeogenesis pathway required for glucose metabolism): MAGIKHRRDSAESINTDIITLSRFILDQQHLSAKNATGEFSMLLNSLQFAFKFISQTIRRAELVNLIGLAGASNSTGDQQKKLDVLGDEIFINAMKASGNVKVLVSEEQEDLIVFRNSPGKYAVCCDPIDGSSNLDAGVSVGTIVSLFKIHENQNGNSGEEDSEGTINDVARCGREMVAACYTMYGASTHLVLTTGAGVNGFTLDNNLGEFILTYPELRLPEQKSIYSINEGNTCYWEPTIADFIAKLKENSEENNGKPYSARYIGSMVADVHRTLLYGGLFSYPGDKKNPNGKLRLLYEAFPMAFLVEQAGGKAVNDRGERILDLVPQHIHDKSSIWLGSSGDVDKYLKHIGKL, translated from the coding sequence ATGGCTGGTATTAAACACAGAAGAGACTCAGCTGAGTCTATCAATACCGACATCATCACGTTGTCCCGTTTTATCTTGGACCAACAGCATCTTTCTGCGAAAAATGCCACTGGGGAGTTTTCTATGCTTTTGAACTCTTTGCAGTTTGCATTTAAATTTATTTCTCAAACAATTAGACGTGCTGAATTGGTTAACTTGATCGGATTGGCTGGTGCTTCAAATAGTACCGGTGACCAGCAAAAGAAGTTGGATGTGTTGGGTGAtgaaatcttcatcaatgCTATGAAAGCGTCTGGTAACGTCAAGGTACTTGTGtctgaagaacaagaagatttgatcGTTTTCCGTAACAGCCCTGGTAAATACGCGGTATGTTGTGACCCAATTGATGGTTCGTCTAACTTGGATGCTGGTGTCTCAGTGGGTACCATTGTCTCTCTGTTCAAGATTCATGAGAATCAGAATGGTAACTCTGGGGAAGAAGATAGTGAGGGTACCATCAACGATGTTGCTCGTTGCGGTAGAGAAATGGTTGCTGCTTGTTACACTATGTACGGTGCGTCCACGCATTTGGTTTTAACTACCGGTGCAGGTGTCAATGGGTTCACTTTGGACAATAACTTGGGTGAATTTATCTTGACTTACCCAGAATTGAGACTACCTGAGCAAAAATCTATTTACTCCATCAATGAGGGGAACACCTGCTATTGGGAACCAACTATCGCTGATTTCATTGCCaagttgaaggaaaacAGCGAAGAAAATAACGGTAAGCCTTACTCTGCTCGTTACATCGGTTCAATGGTCGCTGACGTACACAGAACTTTACTATATGGTGGTTTATTCTCTTACCCAGGTGATAAGAAAAATCCTAACGGGAAGTTAAGATTGTTATATGAAGCATTCCCAATGGCTTTCCTTGTTGAACAAGCTGGTGGTAAAGCCGTTAATGATAGAGGTGAACGTATCTTGGATTTGGTCCCTCAACATATTCACGACAAAAGCAGTATCTGGTTAGGTAGCTCTGGAGACGTTGATAAATATTTAAAGCATATCGGTAAGTTGTAA
- the PSY3 gene encoding Psy3p (weakly similar to uniprot|Q12318 Saccharomyces cerevisiae YLR376C), producing the protein MNVVSRCKVYSLDQFTSPYQYTCEVNGKKCTRIHVVQESLRGNGKTRTIVNTVREQCEGNGLILNISSMPRNDHNDNDLLETYPEFQQTNLSMLQFDSFIQFMSQLCTDPVTALSRCQPQNSETSTSKQLAWVLIDNLSHLSMDPKFDAKLLNRSIRLVQQTFGSVVISTSLPLSFHGGIESTFKHQSTKCASGDRLLPYFNESDIIL; encoded by the coding sequence ATGAACGTTGTGTCAAGGTGCAAAGTGTACTCTTTGGACCAATTTACAAGTCCATACCAGTATACATGCGAAGTCAACGGTAAGAAATGTACCAGGATTCACGTCGTACAGGAATCTCTGCGAGGAAACGGTAAAACAAGAACCATAGTGAACACAGTGCGCGAACAATGTGAGGGGAACGGACTAATCTTGAACATTTCTTCGATGCCCCGGAACGACCACAACGACAATGACTTGCTCGAAACATACCCGGAATTCCAACAGACTAATCTTTCCATGCTTCAGTTCGATTCCTTTATTCAATTTATGTCTCAATTATGTACAGATCCCGTGACCGCATTGTCTAGATGCCAACCGCAGAATTCGGAAACGTCTACATCGAAGCAGTTGGCATGGGTCCTCATTGATAATTTGTCGCACTTATCCATGGACCCCAAATTCGACGCCAAGTTGCTCAACAGATCAATTAGACTCGTACAACAGACTTTCGGTTCTGTCGTTATCTCTACAAGTTTGCCCTTATCGTTCCATGGTGGTATAGAAAGCACGTTTAAACAtcaatcaacaaaatgTGCAAGTGGTGACCGTCTGTTACCCTATTTCAATGAATCCGACATTATCCTATAA